The following are encoded in a window of Streptomyces sp. Go-475 genomic DNA:
- a CDS encoding polyprenyl synthetase family protein codes for MTDVGPFGLSVRDQALEADVQAGLAAVEEGLLEATKSEVPFITEAAQHLVRAGGKRFRPLLVMLSAQFGDRYAPGIVPSAVVVELTHLATLYHDDVMDEAAVRRGVASANARWGNSVAVLTGDFLFARASHILADLGPEAVRVQAEAFERLVTGQILETAGPQDGRDPVEHYLDVLGGKTGSLVAVSCRFGAMMSGADETVVDVLTQYGERLGVAFQLADDVLDIASDSHESGKTPGTDLREGIPTLPVLRLRERAARLGLADDIALCELLDSDLTDDARHAEALRLLRAHPALEQARRDTVRYAEDARAALAPLPECAAKTALVELCDAVVHRAG; via the coding sequence GTGACCGACGTCGGGCCGTTCGGGCTGAGCGTGCGGGACCAGGCTCTGGAAGCCGATGTCCAGGCCGGTTTGGCGGCTGTCGAGGAAGGCTTGCTCGAGGCCACCAAGAGCGAGGTGCCCTTCATCACGGAGGCCGCCCAGCACCTGGTGCGGGCCGGCGGCAAGCGGTTCCGGCCGCTGCTCGTGATGCTCTCCGCCCAGTTCGGTGACCGGTACGCGCCCGGGATCGTGCCCTCGGCCGTCGTCGTGGAGCTGACCCACCTCGCCACGCTGTACCACGACGACGTGATGGACGAGGCCGCCGTGCGCCGCGGCGTCGCGAGCGCGAACGCCCGCTGGGGCAACTCCGTCGCGGTCCTCACCGGCGACTTCCTCTTCGCCCGCGCCTCGCACATCCTGGCCGACCTCGGCCCCGAGGCCGTGCGGGTGCAGGCCGAGGCGTTCGAGCGGCTGGTGACCGGGCAGATCCTGGAGACGGCCGGTCCGCAGGACGGCCGGGACCCGGTCGAGCACTACCTGGACGTGCTGGGCGGCAAGACGGGCTCGCTCGTGGCGGTCTCCTGCCGGTTCGGCGCGATGATGTCCGGCGCCGACGAGACGGTCGTGGACGTCCTGACCCAGTACGGCGAGCGGCTCGGCGTCGCCTTCCAGCTCGCGGACGACGTCCTGGACATCGCCTCCGACTCCCACGAGTCGGGCAAGACCCCCGGCACCGACCTGCGCGAGGGCATCCCCACGCTCCCCGTGCTGCGGCTGCGCGAGCGGGCGGCCCGGCTCGGGCTCGCCGACGACATCGCCCTGTGCGAGCTGCTGGACTCCGACCTCACCGACGACGCCCGGCACGCCGAGGCGCTGCGCCTGCTGCGCGCCCACCCGGCGCTGGAGCAGGCCCGCCGGGACACCGTCCGTTACGCCGAGGACGCCCGCGCGGCGCTGGCCCCGCTGCCCGAATGTGCCGCGAAGACGGCGCTGGTGGAGCTGTGCGACGCGGTGGTGCACCGGGCCGGCTAG
- a CDS encoding outer membrane lipoprotein carrier protein LolA gives MAPYASDDNTTAGEGDEQRSGRRKAARYVVPVTVMGVAAATIGLVPALADSGDPDLPKITAQQLIEKIAKSDVEQFSGTVKISTDLGLPNLGGLESSLMSGAAGQGEGGSSADPTAKLTELASGTHTLRVAADGPEKQKLSLLENAAEYSLIHNGKDVWGYDSKSNEVYHGTVSESPKGDREQQPPALPKDFAEEALRAAGDTTSVTVDGTAQVAGRDAYKLVVKPKQSGSTVGAITVAVDSETGLPLKFTLTPAGGGAAVVDAGFTQVSFAKPAASTFDFTPPKGAKVTEEKDSGKASGKASEEGFGEGLGLGFGKGEAREHAPKAGEGHGKGPDGMKTIGEGWNSIAVFDIGGEGMPSGKAGGGDFGGFLDSLGDKVTGKFGSGTVFSTRLVNALMTDDGKVYVGMVTKDALVKAADAAK, from the coding sequence ATGGCACCGTACGCATCCGACGACAACACGACCGCCGGGGAGGGCGACGAGCAGCGCTCCGGGCGGCGCAAAGCCGCTCGGTACGTCGTCCCGGTCACGGTGATGGGGGTGGCCGCCGCGACGATCGGCCTGGTCCCCGCGCTCGCCGACTCCGGCGACCCCGACCTCCCGAAGATCACCGCACAGCAGCTCATCGAGAAGATCGCCAAGTCGGACGTCGAGCAGTTCTCCGGCACGGTGAAGATCAGCACGGACCTCGGTCTGCCGAACCTCGGTGGCCTGGAGTCCAGCCTGATGTCCGGCGCCGCGGGCCAGGGCGAGGGCGGCTCCTCCGCCGACCCGACGGCCAAGCTCACCGAACTGGCCTCCGGTACGCACACCCTGCGCGTCGCCGCCGACGGCCCGGAGAAGCAGAAGCTGTCGCTGCTGGAGAACGCCGCCGAGTACAGCCTCATCCACAACGGCAAGGACGTCTGGGGCTACGACAGCAAGTCGAACGAGGTCTACCACGGCACCGTCTCCGAGAGCCCGAAGGGCGACCGGGAGCAGCAGCCGCCGGCCCTGCCGAAGGACTTCGCCGAGGAGGCCCTGAGGGCCGCCGGTGACACGACCTCCGTGACGGTGGACGGCACCGCGCAGGTCGCCGGCCGGGACGCCTACAAGCTCGTCGTCAAGCCCAAGCAGTCCGGCTCGACGGTCGGCGCGATCACGGTGGCCGTGGACTCCGAGACGGGCCTGCCGCTGAAGTTCACACTGACCCCGGCGGGCGGCGGTGCCGCCGTCGTCGACGCGGGCTTCACACAGGTCAGCTTCGCCAAGCCGGCCGCCTCGACCTTCGACTTCACGCCGCCCAAGGGCGCGAAGGTCACCGAGGAGAAGGACTCCGGCAAGGCGTCCGGCAAGGCGTCCGAGGAGGGCTTCGGCGAGGGCCTGGGGCTGGGCTTCGGCAAGGGCGAGGCGCGGGAGCACGCCCCGAAGGCCGGGGAGGGCCACGGCAAGGGCCCCGACGGCATGAAGACCATCGGCGAGGGCTGGAACTCCATAGCCGTCTTCGACATCGGCGGCGAGGGCATGCCCTCCGGCAAGGCCGGCGGCGGCGACTTCGGCGGCTTCCTCGACTCGCTCGGCGACAAGGTCACCGGCAAGTTCGGCTCGGGCACGGTCTTTTCCACCCGACTGGTCAACGCCCTGATGACGGACGACGGCAAGGTCTACGTCGGCATGGTCACCAAGGACGCGCTCGTGAAGGCGGCCGACGCCGCCAAGTAG
- a CDS encoding ABC transporter ATP-binding protein, whose protein sequence is MGEPSATEPEQRGEQAGEPVIATRALTKRYRGGQLAVDGLDLTVPAGSVFGFLGPNGSGKTTTIRMLMGLIEPTSGTARVLGQPMPRATRAVLPHVGALIEGPALYGFLSGRDNLIRYDSADPAADPRTRHARVAAALDRVGLTAAAGKKAKAYSLGMKQRLGLAAALLQPRRLLVLDEPTNGLDPQGMREIRTLIRELASDGTTVFLSSHLLDEIEQVCTHAAVMAQGRLITQGPVAELAAGARGRLVVTTPDPAEAARVLKEQGVADIAVTDDRVTGEPPDRDLAEVNAALVTAGVRVRGFTVERASLEDAFVALTGEGFDVAG, encoded by the coding sequence ATGGGCGAACCGTCCGCCACGGAGCCGGAGCAGCGGGGCGAGCAGGCCGGGGAACCGGTCATCGCCACCCGCGCGCTCACCAAGCGCTACCGCGGCGGACAACTCGCCGTCGACGGCCTGGACCTGACCGTCCCGGCGGGCAGCGTCTTCGGCTTCCTCGGCCCCAACGGCTCCGGCAAGACCACCACGATCCGCATGCTGATGGGCCTCATCGAGCCCACCTCCGGCACGGCGCGGGTCCTCGGGCAGCCCATGCCCCGGGCCACTCGCGCCGTGCTCCCGCACGTCGGCGCCCTCATCGAGGGCCCGGCCCTCTACGGCTTCCTCTCCGGCCGCGACAACCTGATCCGCTACGACTCCGCCGACCCGGCCGCCGATCCGCGCACCCGGCACGCCCGGGTCGCCGCCGCCCTGGACCGGGTGGGCCTCACGGCCGCCGCGGGCAAGAAGGCCAAGGCCTACTCGCTGGGCATGAAACAGCGCCTCGGTCTCGCGGCCGCGCTGCTCCAGCCGCGCCGGCTGCTCGTCCTCGACGAGCCGACCAACGGCCTCGACCCGCAGGGCATGCGCGAGATCCGCACGCTGATACGGGAACTCGCCTCCGACGGCACGACCGTCTTCCTCTCCTCCCACCTGCTCGACGAGATCGAGCAGGTCTGCACACACGCGGCCGTGATGGCGCAGGGCCGGCTGATCACGCAGGGCCCGGTCGCCGAGCTGGCGGCCGGGGCGCGGGGCCGGCTGGTGGTGACCACGCCCGACCCGGCGGAGGCGGCCCGGGTGCTGAAGGAGCAGGGTGTCGCGGACATCGCCGTCACCGACGACCGGGTGACCGGCGAGCCACCGGACCGCGACCTGGCCGAGGTGAACGCCGCGCTGGTCACCGCCGGGGTCCGGGTGCGCGGCTTCACGGTCGAACGGGCCTCGCTGGAGGACGCGTTCGTGGCGCTGACGGGGGAGGGCTTCGATGTCGCGGGCTGA
- a CDS encoding ABC transporter permease: MSRAEVAEHVRPVSPLWTFGLLRNELTTTFRRWRTLALLAVLAGVPILVGIAVKMETADGSSPGGGGGGPAFISQITNNGLFLVFTALAATLPFFLPMAVGVVAGDAIAGEANAGTLRYLLVAPAGRSRLLLTKYATVVLFCLAATLVVAVSALTVGALLFPLGDLTTISGTRIGFAEGLGRALLIALAVAASLIGVAALGLFVSTLTNSGIAAMATTVGLLITVQILDQIPQLHALQPYIFSHYWLSFADLMREPVYWDDLARNLGLQALYAAVFGSAAWARFTAKDITA; this comes from the coding sequence ATGTCGCGGGCTGAAGTCGCGGAGCACGTACGGCCGGTGAGCCCGCTGTGGACCTTCGGGCTGCTGCGCAACGAGCTCACGACCACCTTCCGCCGCTGGCGCACCCTCGCGCTGCTGGCCGTACTGGCGGGCGTGCCGATCCTGGTCGGCATCGCGGTCAAGATGGAGACGGCCGACGGCTCGTCGCCCGGCGGGGGCGGCGGAGGACCGGCCTTCATCTCGCAGATCACCAACAACGGCCTGTTCCTGGTCTTCACCGCCCTGGCCGCCACCCTCCCGTTCTTCCTGCCCATGGCGGTCGGTGTCGTCGCGGGCGACGCGATCGCCGGCGAGGCGAACGCCGGCACCCTGCGCTATCTGCTGGTCGCCCCGGCCGGCCGCAGCCGCCTGCTGCTCACCAAGTACGCGACGGTCGTCCTGTTCTGCCTGGCCGCCACGCTCGTGGTCGCCGTCTCGGCCCTGACGGTCGGCGCGCTCCTGTTCCCCCTCGGCGACCTGACGACCATCTCCGGTACGCGGATCGGCTTCGCCGAGGGCCTGGGCAGAGCCCTGCTGATCGCCCTGGCCGTCGCCGCGTCACTGATCGGCGTCGCGGCGCTCGGCCTGTTCGTCTCGACGCTCACCAACAGCGGCATCGCGGCCATGGCGACGACGGTGGGCCTGCTGATCACGGTCCAGATCCTGGACCAGATCCCGCAACTGCACGCCCTCCAGCCGTACATCTTCTCGCACTACTGGCTGTCCTTCGCCGACCTGATGCGCGAACCGGTCTACTGGGACGACCTCGCCAGGAACCTCGGACTGCAGGCCCTGTACGCGGCGGTGTTCGGCTCGGCGGCGTGGGCGCGCTTCACGGCGAAGGACATCACGGCCTAG
- a CDS encoding NAD(P)H-dependent oxidoreductase: MTRRFLFVLGSARADGNTELLARRAAEQLPPDVEQQWIDLTEHPVPDFEDLRHDSDHVRPTEGNVALLLDATLAATDIVIASPLYWYSVSAHTKRYLDYWSGWLRTPGLDFKETLAGRTLWGVAALAHREQVVADPLVGTLNNSAAYMGMRFGGVLLGNGSKPGDVLNDTEALARAKTFFAQEAPLARFLYEE, translated from the coding sequence ATGACCCGCCGCTTCCTCTTCGTCCTGGGCAGCGCCCGTGCCGACGGCAACACCGAGCTGCTGGCCCGCCGGGCCGCCGAGCAGCTGCCGCCGGACGTCGAACAGCAGTGGATCGACCTCACCGAGCATCCGGTGCCGGACTTCGAGGACCTGCGGCACGACAGCGACCACGTCCGGCCGACCGAAGGCAACGTGGCCCTGCTGCTCGACGCCACACTCGCGGCCACGGACATCGTGATCGCCTCGCCCCTGTACTGGTACTCGGTCTCCGCGCACACCAAGCGCTACCTGGACTACTGGTCGGGCTGGCTGCGCACGCCCGGCCTCGACTTCAAGGAGACCCTGGCCGGGCGCACCCTGTGGGGCGTCGCCGCCCTCGCGCACCGGGAGCAGGTGGTCGCCGACCCGCTGGTGGGGACGCTCAACAACTCGGCCGCGTACATGGGGATGCGCTTCGGCGGCGTGCTGCTCGGCAACGGCAGCAAGCCCGGCGACGTGCTGAACGACACCGAGGCACTGGCCCGCGCGAAGACGTTCTTCGCCCAGGAGGCCCCGCTCGCCCGGTTCCTGTACGAGGAGTGA
- a CDS encoding DUF6668 family protein → MHTGMRQGPEIWIRGPVTRSGPGSPEPAHAHAPARRFSWVGTHGGAGVSTLAAVYGGHDSGRAWPGPGEPASVLLVARTHAAGLDTAAGAVEVFRRGQAPPGLDLDAVVLVADAPGRLPRPLAQRVKSLESVIDVYRVPWVPAWRLGELGRPPRETEPLLRLTGAAR, encoded by the coding sequence ATGCACACAGGCATGCGACAGGGGCCGGAGATCTGGATCCGCGGCCCGGTGACCAGGTCAGGGCCGGGATCGCCGGAGCCCGCCCACGCCCATGCCCCGGCACGGCGTTTCTCCTGGGTCGGCACGCACGGCGGCGCCGGCGTCTCCACCCTCGCCGCGGTCTACGGCGGGCATGACAGCGGCCGCGCCTGGCCGGGGCCCGGCGAGCCCGCGTCGGTGCTGCTGGTCGCCCGGACGCACGCGGCCGGGCTCGACACGGCCGCCGGTGCGGTCGAGGTCTTCCGGCGCGGCCAGGCCCCGCCGGGGCTCGACCTCGACGCCGTCGTCCTCGTGGCGGACGCCCCGGGCCGGCTGCCGCGCCCGCTCGCCCAGCGGGTCAAGTCCCTGGAGTCGGTCATCGACGTGTACCGGGTGCCGTGGGTGCCCGCCTGGCGGCTCGGCGAACTGGGCCGGCCGCCACGCGAGACGGAGCCCCTGCTCCGGCTGACGGGAGCGGCGCGCTGA
- a CDS encoding tetratricopeptide repeat protein — MARLSREKKREQKQAAHAATPAAPIDVHVPGGTADAGEGTGGASDAASVGGVPVFAGPGEEIQQAVLDRLHHLALATGHPVLATVRDERIGYVVPLQVDPDGSSRFTAEPVRTAPAEQEPPRSDSATHVLWPEPESGGGAAPTFPLRTVPEPQPADEPATFRLRAVPEDAPPAPATPPGTVAPPTGEFGPPPPMDARPLPVPEAAPAPRREPLPDAAALAAAEAEAKPTPARGFDAVAEAVLGDEPLTAPGDPTAPALLAEPVGRINEAVKEGRIDVAAGLADQTVAQASGTLGPEHPEVLRLRELTAYIAYLAGDPLRAFHLSLDLAGAHRRGGDAEGAYGNVRSAATAWRAVRDPALGLELGRGLIGLWTELAAEDGPAAEEIEELESARARMGRLTERARVQ, encoded by the coding sequence ATGGCTCGACTCAGCCGCGAGAAGAAGCGGGAACAGAAGCAGGCCGCACACGCGGCGACCCCGGCGGCGCCGATCGACGTCCATGTCCCCGGGGGCACGGCGGACGCCGGAGAGGGTACGGGCGGGGCGTCCGACGCCGCGTCGGTCGGCGGGGTCCCGGTCTTCGCGGGCCCCGGCGAGGAGATCCAGCAGGCCGTCCTGGACCGCCTCCACCACCTCGCCCTCGCCACCGGCCACCCCGTGCTCGCCACGGTCCGCGACGAGCGCATCGGCTACGTCGTCCCGCTCCAGGTCGACCCGGACGGCTCCAGCCGCTTCACTGCCGAGCCGGTGCGCACGGCCCCGGCGGAGCAGGAGCCCCCGCGGAGCGACAGCGCCACCCACGTCCTGTGGCCCGAGCCGGAGTCCGGCGGCGGCGCGGCCCCGACGTTCCCGCTGCGGACCGTGCCCGAGCCGCAGCCGGCGGACGAGCCGGCCACGTTCCGGCTGCGGGCCGTACCGGAGGACGCGCCGCCGGCCCCGGCCACGCCCCCGGGCACCGTCGCGCCCCCCACCGGCGAGTTCGGCCCGCCCCCGCCCATGGACGCGCGACCGCTGCCCGTCCCCGAGGCCGCACCGGCCCCACGGCGTGAGCCGCTCCCCGACGCGGCCGCCCTGGCAGCCGCCGAGGCCGAGGCCAAGCCCACCCCCGCCCGCGGCTTCGACGCCGTCGCGGAGGCCGTGCTCGGCGACGAACCCCTCACCGCCCCGGGCGACCCCACCGCCCCCGCGCTCCTCGCGGAGCCGGTCGGGCGGATCAACGAGGCCGTGAAGGAGGGCCGGATCGACGTGGCGGCCGGGCTGGCGGACCAGACCGTCGCCCAGGCGTCGGGGACGCTGGGGCCGGAGCACCCCGAGGTGCTCCGGCTGCGCGAACTGACCGCGTACATCGCCTACTTGGCGGGCGACCCGCTCCGCGCCTTCCATCTGTCGCTCGACCTGGCCGGTGCCCACCGCCGCGGCGGCGACGCGGAGGGCGCCTACGGCAACGTGCGCAGCGCGGCCACCGCCTGGCGCGCGGTGCGCGACCCGGCGCTCGGGCTGGAGCTGGGGCGCGGTCTGATCGGCCTGTGGACGGAACTCGCCGCAGAGGACGGCCCGGCCGCTGAGGAGATCGAGGAACTGGAGTCGGCCCGCGCCCGCATGGGCCGCCTCACCGAGCGCGCCCGCGTCCAGTAG
- a CDS encoding M28 family metallopeptidase → MKLSVSARAVAAGGLATALLLTGGAVADAASSAPSRAAAAPDIPLAGVKAHLSQLQSIATANGGNRAHGRPGYKASLDYLKAKLDAAGYTTTVQQFTTSGRTGYNLVADWPGGDPNQVVMAGSHLDSVSSGPGINDNGSGSAAVLETALAVSRAQYKPTKHLRFAWWGAEELGLVGSRHYVNRLATGDRSRISAYLNFDMIGSPNPGYFVYDDDPAIEKTFKDYFSGIGVPTEIETEGDGRSDHAPFKSAGVPVGGLFTGAGRTKTAAQAAKWGGTAGQAFDRCYHSSCDTTANINDTALNRNSDALAHAVWELSE, encoded by the coding sequence ATGAAGCTCTCCGTTTCCGCGCGTGCCGTGGCGGCAGGCGGCCTGGCGACAGCCTTGCTCCTGACCGGCGGCGCCGTGGCGGACGCCGCGTCCTCCGCTCCCTCCAGAGCGGCGGCCGCGCCGGACATACCCCTGGCGGGCGTCAAGGCCCACCTCTCCCAGCTCCAGTCCATAGCCACCGCCAACGGCGGCAACCGCGCGCACGGCCGCCCCGGCTACAAGGCCTCGCTCGACTACCTGAAGGCCAAGCTGGACGCTGCCGGATACACCACCACCGTCCAGCAGTTCACCACCTCCGGCCGCACCGGCTACAACCTGGTCGCCGACTGGCCCGGCGGCGACCCGAACCAGGTCGTGATGGCCGGCTCGCACCTCGACAGCGTCTCCTCCGGGCCCGGCATCAACGACAACGGCTCCGGCTCGGCCGCCGTCCTGGAGACCGCGCTCGCCGTGTCCCGGGCGCAGTACAAGCCCACCAAGCACCTGCGGTTCGCCTGGTGGGGCGCGGAGGAACTCGGCCTGGTCGGCTCCCGCCACTACGTCAACCGGCTGGCCACCGGCGACCGTTCGAGGATCAGCGCCTATCTGAACTTCGACATGATCGGCTCCCCGAACCCCGGGTACTTCGTCTACGACGACGACCCGGCGATCGAGAAGACCTTCAAGGACTACTTCTCCGGCATCGGCGTCCCGACCGAGATCGAGACCGAGGGCGACGGCCGCTCCGACCACGCGCCCTTCAAGAGCGCGGGCGTGCCGGTGGGCGGTCTGTTCACCGGGGCCGGCCGGACGAAGACGGCGGCGCAGGCGGCCAAGTGGGGCGGTACGGCCGGGCAGGCCTTCGACCGCTGCTACCACTCCTCCTGCGACACCACCGCCAACATCAACGACACGGCCCTGAACCGCAACAGCGACGCCCTCGCCCACGCGGTGTGGGAACTGTCGGAGTAG
- a CDS encoding VOC family protein gives MTQTPASADPVHWKVVIDANDPHAQAGFWAAALRYEVEDNSALIERLLGFGALPEEATVEFRGRRAFRDLIAVRHPEDPFEEESGTGLGRRLLFQRVPEAKTVKNRLHLDLHPGEGRRDEEVARLEGLGASVLRRVEEQGGEWVVMADPEGNEFCVQ, from the coding sequence ATGACGCAGACACCGGCATCGGCCGACCCCGTCCACTGGAAGGTCGTCATCGACGCGAACGACCCGCACGCGCAGGCCGGCTTCTGGGCCGCCGCCCTGCGGTACGAGGTCGAGGACAACAGCGCCCTCATCGAGAGGCTGCTCGGCTTCGGCGCCCTGCCGGAGGAGGCCACGGTCGAGTTCCGGGGCCGCCGCGCCTTCCGGGACCTGATCGCCGTACGGCACCCCGAGGACCCGTTCGAGGAGGAGAGCGGGACCGGGCTCGGGCGGCGGCTGCTGTTCCAGCGGGTGCCGGAGGCCAAGACGGTGAAGAACCGGCTCCACCTCGATCTGCACCCGGGCGAGGGGCGCCGCGACGAGGAGGTCGCCCGGCTGGAGGGGCTCGGGGCGAGCGTGCTGCGGCGGGTGGAGGAACAGGGCGGCGAGTGGGTCGTGATGGCGGACCCGGAGGGGAACGAGTTCTGCGTGCAGTGA
- a CDS encoding CGNR zinc finger domain-containing protein, translating into MSGRAARTPNEPDEPPGLTLVSSEGKSYRFDPGALCLELTTTGGPGAFARWEVLHEPADLVAWAARSRLPAGLDLTVSAGELARARALRDAVFLLAADRAHDRPLRTAHLDAVNAAAAEPALVARIAPDGSRAWAPGATGTQLLSTVARDAIDLFTGPHAHRVRECGAHNCFLLFVDTSRPGRRRWCAMEHCGNREKVRAHRARQAPRKP; encoded by the coding sequence GTGAGTGGACGCGCGGCCAGAACGCCGAACGAGCCGGACGAGCCCCCGGGTCTGACCCTGGTCTCGTCCGAGGGGAAGTCCTACCGCTTCGACCCGGGCGCCCTGTGCCTGGAGCTGACGACGACCGGCGGCCCCGGCGCCTTCGCGCGCTGGGAGGTGCTGCACGAGCCGGCCGACCTGGTCGCCTGGGCCGCACGCAGCCGTCTGCCGGCCGGACTGGACCTCACCGTGTCCGCCGGGGAACTGGCGCGCGCACGCGCCCTGCGGGACGCCGTGTTCCTGCTCGCCGCCGACCGCGCCCACGACCGCCCGCTGCGGACCGCCCATCTGGACGCCGTCAACGCCGCCGCGGCCGAACCCGCGCTCGTCGCCCGTATCGCGCCGGACGGCAGCCGCGCCTGGGCGCCGGGCGCCACCGGCACGCAGCTGCTCTCCACGGTCGCCCGCGACGCCATCGACCTGTTCACCGGCCCCCACGCCCACCGCGTCCGCGAGTGCGGCGCCCACAACTGCTTCCTGCTTTTCGTCGACACCTCCCGCCCGGGCCGCCGCCGCTGGTGCGCCATGGAGCACTGCGGCAACCGCGAGAAGGTGCGGGCGCACCGGGCCCGCCAGGCGCCTAGGAAGCCGTAG
- a CDS encoding helix-turn-helix domain-containing protein, with protein sequence MEEGTSKSPSYCESTVDHGDNDPFQWDTREDCQVRQILDRIADKWSLLVIALLANRRLRFTELRREIDGVSQRMLTVTLRSLERDGLVKRTVHPVVPPRVDYELTSLGRTLHTTIQSLVTWTEEHQDEIAAARTAYDTREARAAQAATAS encoded by the coding sequence ATGGAAGAAGGCACTTCGAAGTCACCGAGTTACTGCGAGAGCACCGTCGACCACGGCGACAACGACCCCTTCCAGTGGGACACCCGCGAGGACTGCCAGGTCCGGCAGATCCTGGACCGGATCGCCGACAAGTGGTCGCTGCTGGTCATCGCGCTGCTGGCGAACCGGCGGCTGCGCTTCACCGAGCTGCGCCGGGAGATCGACGGGGTCAGCCAGCGCATGCTGACGGTGACCCTGCGCTCGCTGGAGCGGGACGGCCTGGTGAAGCGGACGGTGCACCCGGTGGTCCCGCCGCGGGTCGACTACGAGCTGACCTCCCTCGGCCGGACGCTGCACACCACGATCCAGTCCCTGGTGACCTGGACGGAGGAGCACCAGGACGAGATCGCGGCGGCCCGGACCGCGTACGACACGCGGGAGGCCCGGGCCGCACAGGCCGCTACGGCTTCCTAG
- a CDS encoding MFS transporter: MGTRAWALLLVLCGTIFLEGIDVAMMAVAIPAVRSDLGLTTGTAAWVMSAYVLGYAGFTLLGGRAADLLGRRRMFLLWLTVFLAFSGLGGFATEGWMLIVARFVTGVAAAFMTPAALSLITTSYEEGPQRNKALLVFAGTGAAGFSLGLVIGGLLTEIGWRWVFFAPVLMAAALLVPAVRLIPRLDAPPARRRTFDVPGAITAAGAMLLAAYTVVRLEHGLHDWPLTVAAGVAALLSAWAFVVVERRCPDPLVRLGILRQGPVVRADLGALLFLGAFFGFQFVVTLYLQELRGWSSLQTALALLVMGIDAVLAPTLTPRLVARFGNARVILGGFVLAVAAYALFLPVGMDWSYAMMFPTLLLSGLAFALAYGPLTIAATDGVTESEQGLAGGLLTTATQFGSAIGISAVTAVYGLASTGSGPEATLSAFRAALTVPVVLVALGALISVVSAREARRAVRSASQVSSVNASHTSAKPAQRSGGISSWK, translated from the coding sequence ATGGGCACGCGTGCCTGGGCGCTGCTGCTCGTCCTGTGCGGAACGATCTTCCTCGAAGGCATCGACGTCGCGATGATGGCGGTGGCGATCCCGGCCGTCCGCTCCGACCTCGGCCTGACCACCGGCACCGCGGCCTGGGTGATGAGCGCCTACGTCCTCGGCTACGCCGGCTTCACCCTGCTGGGCGGCAGAGCCGCCGACCTGCTCGGCCGGCGGCGGATGTTCCTGCTCTGGCTGACCGTCTTCCTCGCCTTCTCGGGGCTCGGCGGCTTCGCGACCGAGGGCTGGATGCTGATCGTCGCCCGGTTCGTCACCGGCGTCGCCGCCGCGTTCATGACCCCGGCCGCGCTCTCCCTGATCACCACGTCGTACGAGGAGGGCCCGCAGCGCAACAAGGCCCTGCTGGTCTTCGCCGGGACGGGCGCGGCCGGCTTCTCCCTGGGCCTGGTGATCGGCGGCCTGCTCACCGAGATCGGCTGGCGCTGGGTGTTCTTCGCGCCCGTGCTGATGGCCGCCGCCCTGCTCGTCCCCGCCGTCCGCCTCATCCCCCGGCTGGACGCCCCGCCGGCCCGCCGGCGCACCTTCGACGTGCCCGGCGCGATCACCGCCGCGGGCGCCATGCTGCTGGCCGCCTACACCGTCGTACGCCTGGAGCACGGCCTGCACGACTGGCCGCTCACCGTGGCCGCCGGGGTCGCGGCGCTGCTCTCGGCCTGGGCCTTCGTCGTGGTCGAACGGCGCTGTCCCGACCCGCTCGTCCGCCTCGGCATCCTGCGCCAGGGCCCGGTCGTACGCGCCGACCTGGGGGCGCTGCTCTTCCTCGGCGCGTTCTTCGGCTTCCAGTTCGTCGTGACGCTCTACCTCCAGGAACTGCGCGGCTGGTCGTCCCTCCAGACGGCCCTCGCCCTGCTCGTCATGGGCATCGACGCCGTCCTCGCGCCGACGCTCACCCCGCGGCTGGTCGCCCGCTTCGGCAACGCCCGGGTGATCCTCGGCGGTTTCGTCCTGGCGGTGGCCGCCTACGCGCTGTTCCTGCCGGTCGGCATGGACTGGTCCTACGCGATGATGTTCCCGACGCTGCTGCTGTCCGGCCTCGCCTTCGCCCTGGCCTACGGGCCGCTGACGATCGCGGCGACGGACGGCGTCACCGAGTCGGAGCAGGGCCTGGCCGGCGGGCTGCTGACCACCGCCACGCAGTTCGGCTCCGCGATCGGCATCTCGGCGGTGACCGCGGTCTACGGCTTGGCGTCCACCGGGTCCGGCCCCGAGGCCACGCTGTCGGCCTTCCGCGCGGCGCTGACCGTGCCGGTCGTCCTGGTCGCGCTGGGCGCGCTGATCTCGGTGGTGAGCGCGCGGGAGGCCCGGCGGGCGGTGCGCAGCGCGTCCCAGGTGAGCAGCGTCAACGCCAGCCACACCAGCGCGAAGCCGGCCCAGCGCTCCGGCGGCATCTCCTCGTGGAAGTAG